A part of Dryobates pubescens isolate bDryPub1 chromosome 3, bDryPub1.pri, whole genome shotgun sequence genomic DNA contains:
- the LOC104304560 gene encoding WD repeat and coiled-coil-containing protein, translating to MELGKAKLLRTGLNALYQAIHPVHGIAWTDGKQVILTALYYHNRELKFGDSSVVGQFEHVHGLYWGPCCSTDTPALLAVQHKKHVSIWQLAYSTAEKHKPLISQTCEVGEPLPLLSQGCVWHPKKEVLAVLTKRDASVLYAVRTDNTRVKADIKSSGLIHCACWTKDGNRLVVAIGSALHSYIWDDAQKTLSNCSFCPVFDVGGYICAIEATLDFQIAVATELPLDNICGLNAGLAFDMPSGAETGSIISQSALVFGDEEYSMDLRRKSTDSDRSGADSIASSSSGPVDLTHILANHRRSDPGPLIPVKRKDSAATNGQDSSHLILVTFERKVTTTRKVTIPGILVPDIMAFDLRAQIVAVASNTSNIVLVYSVTSSCMPHIQQIRLEKNERPKGLCFLTDKLLLMLIGKQKFSETSLIPSSSSDRYVMRLMIKELMVDEDPSAFPETKQNMLYNFESSVNIPGKRKFFENLATEDQPQSRELLIPRSTIIQSPSGRRRLIEEVKSPSYEQSSSSSVSDLDEKRLPGDPLVALETLDAEPTNRSVSLLGFGTPSRLSSRPASPKVQFNVIQETSSSPKTNNLPRERGMSHISRNLERLCGSFNELQLSLSEITDFAKNGRRISLAYPCSQEPPVVHITYQKSFSNGAVTEETKDVLLCDGKIHLNLVQQLFDLPVIEMKHGSSWIVLTADKDGFVPLIFKATQEIVIRDGTDSSEVCGGHSHKKSISPRPPSRVT from the exons ATGGAGCTTGGaaaggcaaagctgctgagaaCCGGCCTCAATGCTCTATATCAGGCCATCCACCCTGTGCATGGAATTGCCTGGACAGATGGGAAGCAAGTGATACTGACTGCATTATACTATCACAACAGAGAGCTAAAGTTTGGAGATTCCAGTGTTGTTGGTCAGTTCGAACATGTTCATGGACTTTATTGGGGCCCATGTTGCTCTACAgacaccccagctctgcttgctgTTCAGCATAAAAAGCATGTTAGCATCTGGCAGCTGGcttacagcactgcagagaagcaCAAACCTTTGATTTCTCAGACTTGTGAAGTTGGTGAGCCATTGCCACTGCTTTCTCAGGGCTGTGTCTGGCATCCAAAGAAGGAAGTCTTGGCTGTGCTTACAaaaagagatgcttcagtctTGTATGCTGTTCGTACTGACAATACTAGAGTGAAGGCAGATATCAAAAGCAGTGGTCTTATCCACTGTGCTTGCTGGACTAAGGATGGTAATCGTTTAGTAGTTGCTATAGGCAGTGCCCTGCATTCCTACATCTGGGATGATGCTCAGAAAACTCTAAGTAACTGCTCCTTTTGCCCAGTCTTTGATGTGGGAGGTTATATCTGTGCTATAGAAGCCACACTGGATTTCCAAATTGCTGTAGCTACTGAGCTTCCTTTAGATAACATCTGTGGTTTGAATGCAGGCCTTGCATTTGATATGCCATCTGGTGCAGAAACTGGTTCTATAATCTCACAGTCTGCTCTCGTGTTTGGCGATGAGGAATACTCCATGGATCTGCGAAGAAAGTCCACAGATTCAGACAGATCTGGTGCTGATTCAATTGCTTCTTCTTCATCAGGTCCTGTGGATTTAACCCATATCCTTGCAAACCACCGTCGGTCTGATCCCGGTCCTCTCATTCCTGTGAAACGCAAAGACTCTGCAGCAACAAATGGCCAAGATTCTTCTCACTTGATCTTGGTCACTTTTGAGAGGAAGGTAACCACCACCAGAAAAGTCACAATCCCAGGTATTCTGGTTCCTGATATAATGGCATTTGACCTTAGAGCTCAGATTGTGGCAGTGGCCTCTAATACTTCTAACATTGTTTTGGTGTATTCAGTAACCTCTTCCTGCATGCCTCATATTCAGCAAATCCGTCTGGAGAAAAATGAGAGACCAAAGGGCCTCTGCTTTTTGACAGATAAACTCTTGTTAATGCTGATTGGCAAGCAAAAGTTCTCTGAGACAAGTCTCATTCCATCTTCAAGTTCAGACAGGTATGTAATGCGTTTGATGATCAAAGAATTGATGGTTGATGAAGATCCTTCAGCATTCCCTGAGACTAAGCAGAATATGCTTTATAACTTTGAATCCTCTGTTAATATACCCGGAAAAAGGAAATTCTTTGAAAATCTTGCTACAGAAGACCAGCCTCAAAGCAGGGAGCTGTTAATACCGAGAAGCACCATTATTCAGTCTCCTAGTGGCAGGAGAAGACTCATTGAAGAAGTAAAGAGCCCTAGTTATGAACAGAGCTCTTCATCAAGTGTGAGTGACCTGGATGAAAAAAGGCTTCCGGGTGACCCCTTGGTGGCCTTGGAAACATTGGATGCTGAACCTACCAACCGTTCAGTGTCTCTTCTTGGTTTTGGAACACCTTCCAGGCTTTCCAGCAGACCAGCTTCTCCTAAAGTCCAGTTCAATGTGATCCAAGAAACATCAAGTTCTCCTAAAACCAACAATTTGCCAAGAGAAAGAGGAATGAGTCACATATCTAGAAATTTAGAGAGACTTTGTGGCAGCTTCAATGAGTTACAACTGAGTCTTTCTGAAATAACAGACTTTGCTAAAAATGGGAGGAGGATATCTTTAGCCTATCCATGTTCACAGGAACCGCCTGTTGTTCATATCACTTACCAG AAAAGTTTTTCAAATGGAGCAGttacagaagaaacaaaagatgTTCTCCTCTGTGATGGCAAGATCCACTTGAATTTAGTCCAGCAGCTGTTTGATCTGCCCGTCATTGAAATGAAACACG GCTCTTCCTGGATTGTGCTCACTGCAGACAAGGATGGCTTTGTGCCGTTAATATTCAAAGCAACACAAGAGATAGTCATAAGGGATGGAACTGACAGTTCAGAAGTCTGTGGAGGTCACTCCCACAAGAAAAGCATTTCGCCACGACCACCAAGCAGGGTGACATAA